The genome window CCAGACTTtgttcagagctttattttaaattctagtggtgagcccaaggtttccaaagtaAATACCCAATACCCAATATGTGCTgatgaattacagggaaatctGTAGAAAATGATGCATAAGACATATTTGCTATTTAATACAATGGTGcaaccataaaacaacagcatctcacAGGTTTGAATCAGagattgtaaaaaaaagaatatttgaatatttcatctaTGATGCGGCTGTAATGAAATGTTGCAACCAGCAAATACAGAATATGCATGTGACATTGTTGTGCAATATGGAAATTTTTCCCAACTTTAAAGTCACAAAGGGGAAAACTGAagggaaatcagagttcaaggggttaatctagttaaaagtgtgtgtctgtgtttgtgtcctatGCTATCTCTAAGTCAAATCTACTAATTCATAAACAGATTGTGATGGTAAAGTCCCTCGGCATGTGGGAGGTCTAACTCTTGAGGCAAGACATTTTAAACACTTCTCATACAGGAGGAAAAACTCAACCACGGAAGCCTAATTCAGCTGTATTTGATACATTTGGTAGTATAACAGATGTTATCCACCAACACTCAGTGAATCTCAGTGAATATATCTGGGAATTTGATATATTTAATAGAGTTAgatatatttttcctttttaaaggGGCAGTAAACTAGCTTTGGAAATAACTTAAAACAGCTGTGTCAGTGACATTATACAAACATATTGAGCAGTATAGTACTATAATTTTAGTATACTATATCATGTAGTATTATAACATTGTGACAtgtatacattaaaaaaaatgtaggcaTTTTGATATTGACTTTACCATGTTTGTATGAGTGAGTGGGCAGAGGTGCCTTACTGAAAGATACTTTGACAGGTCGCATCATACCTGTGGATTAAACAATTGCAAACCAATGCCTCAATTCCTGTATTTGAAAAATTAGTGTTAAAATGAGCGTAACTTGGTGTAAATAGACCTCTCACTGCTTTGAATTCATTCTCCTTGCAATGCTGTAGCTACTTCCATTAATACAGCCTACTGTATTGTTCTGgtggtgttgtgttgtgctgtgctgtgatggTGGCGTGTTCGTATCGTCTTCCTCATATTGTAGGAACTAATGATAGAGGCAAAATTATAGATGCAGCCTGATAGAATCatgttatatttttaaataaatattaatacaaCACATAATAAAGTAAGCTTCTGCAGAGATCCtcgaaataaagagaaaattacaCTAACTCTTGATTTCAGACGAGTTGTGGAGAATTTCTCTTCTGAAGTACTATAAGCCAGAGGGTAAGCACAGCACTGTACACACCAGCCATCATGGTTCCTGACACATCCAGCAGGCCGTTCTGcaaccgctgtgtgtgtgtgtatgtgtgtgtgtgtgtgtgtccgcaggTGTCCTGGAGTGGCCGTTCTGGACCAAGCTGATCGTGGTGGCCATAGGCTTCACGGGCGGCCTCATTTTCATGTACATCCAGTGTAAAGTTTACCTGCAGCTGTGGCGCCGCCTCAAGGCCTTCAACCGCATCATCACAGTGCGGAACTGCCCCGAGAAAGGCCCGCGCCCCTCTCAGACCCGACCCGCCCCCCTCACCAATGGCAAACACGAAACTGTGGAAGTTCCTATGAGCTCTGCCCCCGTCCCGGCTCCGGAGGCACAGACAGACTCAGACCTGTCGGTAGAGGCGGCTGTGGCACCTCCACAAAACCCTGTGTGACTCTCCTCCCTCTCAGATAACTGcagtcctaaaaaaaaaaaaaaaaaaaaaaaatcacacccgGCTCATACGTTACCTAGATAGTGAAATACTTTTGACCACGAGctggtgtgtgtagggtgtgaTGAATACTCACTGGGTGTTACAGTAGTGTTTTGTTGTGTACGTCGTCTTGCCTCCTGTGGTAACTGATTTTGTGAGACACAGCTGATATGAATCGAAATGCAACAGCCTATCCACTCCTTCAGAGATGAAAGGAATGGAAGAGCGGAGGAAGGATAGTGGTGAAGGTGCAGCCCGGGCCACCATGCAGGCCAGGATGTGGAAGAAAGAGGCAAGGACAGAGAACTATCTATCCGAGAGAGGAGGCATAGTTTGTTAAGGCTGTAGTCTTGTGGTAATGTTCAGGTTGTTTTATTACTGTATGCATTTTCTGAAATTGCACTGAAGTGGGTCAACCTGTGGATGCTGATACTAGCTATTTCCATCTGGACAATCAGGTCTTCAGATACCAAAGAGTCAGAAATAACCAGAAACTTTTTAGATGACGTTCTTGAAGCAGTATCAGTAGGTCAGTCCGACCCATCTGTAAAACTctgtgttgaaaatgtttaattaatttacagTCTAGGGGCCGTGtcgaatattttatttaaaaaaaaaaaaagtaaattccaAGTAGCCCAGTTGTtacattttttgacattatgCAGCTTTATATGCTATGCTCTGTGAGGTActcatatttatattatttatgtcACCACTTGGTAGATGCCCATTCATATCATCAGTGTTTTACACATTAGAGTTATTTGGACtgacacatgtatgtgtgtgtgtgtgtgtgtgtgtgtgtgtaactgaccATTGGATCTACAAATGGCACCAGTTGTTTACACTTCCTCTTTTTTACAGGTTTAATTTGGTTTTTTACCAGTTACCATTGTCCCTTCACATAAAATCCAACTTTTGATGTATATCCACCACAACATTCAAGCACTTGATTTCTATATCACaacttttttctatttctgatTGGATGAACCTGAGaattaaaatgagattaaatgcattttttgtgcAATAAACAATGAATGTAGATCCCCTCACTATGTTGGTGTGAAGTTACTGAGCAATAACAGACATGAGAGCAAGGAGAGCGGGTTGCTTACTTTGCATTTGTCTCTGATGTTTTGTCGCCACCTTGTGGGCAACACAGGAGGCGCATCGAGCTTCAGCTGCAGCAGGGAGGCacatgaacacgcacacacgtcAGCTcacttttttacagtgtaaaaaaCACACCCTTAGGCCTGATTTGCTGTTGCTCAGGTCCACAAGTAAAACACAGCTCTACaagctgctgtcctgcatgGCTGATTGCAGCTTTGGCATGAAGTCAGTTCCAACGACACGGGCCTCAATTTGAATCTGACATCAGTGCTGCATCATCCTCCAGGTCATCTTCCTCGTTatcctcctctgcctcattGTTGTCTTCCTGACTGTCCTTTCTATCGACTCCTTTGTTAGACACTTTTCGCAGTTTAATGTTTGGAAGTTTCTTCAGATCGCCAGTCCACTCTCTGCCAAACCAGtaacacagacaacaaaatgATAGCTTATATGACATAATGATAGCTCACGTTATCGGACATTATCTTAATTCTGTCATTATTTGTTAAATAATTAGGGCCCCAACTCAGTACAAATACACTGTAATGAACTAGAGATTCACATTGTCTTACCTGaatgttttcagatgttttgaATTAATGATGTCTGGGATTTCTGTGAAGAGGACACATTGTTTATTGTCAAAcagtactctgtgtgtgtgtgtgtgtgtgtgtgtgtgtgtgtgtgtgtgtaaagaaagGGACTCACCAAATCCATTGCCTTCATACTGCGCTCGCTCTCGCTCTATGGTCTGTTTGATGACGGCCTCTCGGGCGCCGTGCTGCCGGCCCTGCCGACCCTTGATGCTGTTCATCAGCTCAATCTGCTCCAGTTCAGAGTCAAACCTTTTCAGGTACCTACATGTGGGCATGGAAACACAGGCACGTTacacatgaaaatgtcaaagcagacatagaaaacaacaactgaagGCAGCCTGGACAGCAACTAGGGATGTTAACCAATAGTAGTTTAACTGATAATCGACCGTTTCAACATTAACCGATTAATCCTGtcagttaaaaatgtttgtgtgccCATTTACACATGTACCAATGTTTCATCTGAAGCTTTAAATAAATGCCTCTCTTCAGAAATGCTACTACTTTTTAGaccatttcaaaatgttttgtatcATGCTTAGAGTAACTTTATTGGACATTGGATTACCTAGATGCTATAACTCACTCTAGTGGCTCTCCTGGATTAGTGCGTCAGTCGACCTATTTCAATTTGCCCCTGTATAGGCAGGATTTGCGTAACTTTATGGCCTTTTTAAGGTTATCAGTTAAGCGACAATTAACCGATTAATGGTGTCAGTTAACcgattaaaaatattttccaatttTGCCATCCATAACAGCAACACATTTACATAGATGCTTGTAATTGCCTCATGTCATTCTATTACAGAAGTAAATGCATTTCATTCCAGCTGAGTGTTTCTGCCAGTGTTTCCCATGCAGAGGATCATCTGTGGCACCTAATGTGTGCAGCACTAGTCTACAATTTGCTCCAAACTCACATGTGTTACTTTTTGACACTTAATAGCGTATCAAGTAGGAAACTCACACATCCAGAGTTCCATTCTCAGCGTGAGTGTCAGAGCATAAAAGGTCACATTACGGATAACAGTCCTGCACAACGCTtttgcaaacacatacagattTATTTGATCAGAGTGTCAAGCCACACTGATGAACACAGACTGAAACTGAAGCATTGTGCTGGACTGTTATCCTTGATGTGAGACATGTTGGTGTAAAACTGCTCAGCACTCGGAGAGTTAACATAAGTGCCATACAAAGACTGGAATACTGCCCCTGTTAATCAGAGGACATACTGCTCTCTCACTGTTGGGAAGTACTAGTAATTAATCCTGTTATAATTCAATCCAACTGCAGTGACATCACCACTAAATGTTTTGTTAGTAATTTTCCTAACGGTGTGCACATGCTGTCTCCTCAATCTGATCTCATTTCACTCTGATTGATCTTTATGATAAAAGCTGGAGGAAAGCAGCTTTAAGACAGAAACTTACACTTGCATGTCTGAAAGCGATTGGCAACACCACAAATAATGAAATccaagctgaaaatgtgactaGTAATCGAGCCCACATCTCTGACCTTTCAATGATGACACAGGCGTCTTCTTTTGTGTACGCCGGCTTTTCAGGATCCAACTGCTGCTGGAACCACAAGAGTTTCTCACCTGAGAGACGGGACCGAGTTTCAGTAGAGGGCaacttacaaacacacaaacacactaaaaacaCGGAAGACAAACCAACTTACCAATGTTGCTCAGACGTATGgctttgtcatttttctgcCTGTAGGACCAGAGAAACCAGTGGAGTTACAACAAGGAGGCATTTCCTTTTCAACCACGATGTATGGATGACTAACTAATAACTagtaacatgtttttttcccctttagtGGTCAGTTTTGCATTTCACTATACTATATTTCCCTGATTCTAACCTAGTTATCTCCAGTAATCTTACAGGTTAGTATTCATCTCTGTAATTACTTTGTCATGCTatatattttcagtattttgcaCTGATAAAAACACTATAGTCATCTTACCATGCACGTTAGAGCTATGGTTACTACAACTATCACATTTAAATAGTGTCGTAGGGAATAAAAGCACATGGACTGGGTTGCCAAACCACACTGCTTCAGGTTACTTTCACAAAACAAGATTATGATCATCTTACAATTTTTCAGTGCAAAAGCTCATGGTTTACTATGATGGACAAAGGTAAGTAGAGGTCAGCTCACGCTGTACACACAACACCAAGCAGATTCAGACATTTAGCTCAAACAGAAACATGGGAGAGGGCATGGGAGAAAATGCTGTGTGAAGGAACCAGGTTATGAAGGGAATATTAAATTTACGCGACTGGGAAATGCCACTATAACTTCTCCCAGCACACCCTATGCTGTGTGACATcacatcgcacacacacacacacctctctttcCTGCCCTGGCGTATTTCCTCCCGGGCGAGGTACGCAGCTTTCCGGCTGTACGGGTGAACCACTTTC of Myripristis murdjan chromosome 1, fMyrMur1.1, whole genome shotgun sequence contains these proteins:
- the tma16 gene encoding translation machinery-associated protein 16 yields the protein MPKAQRGKAAEKVVHPYSRKAAYLAREEIRQGRKERQKNDKAIRLSNIGEKLLWFQQQLDPEKPAYTKEDACVIIERYLKRFDSELEQIELMNSIKGRQGRQHGAREAVIKQTIERERAQYEGNGFEIPDIINSKHLKTFREWTGDLKKLPNIKLRKVSNKGVDRKDSQEDNNEAEEDNEEDDLEDDAALMSDSN